The following coding sequences are from one Triticum dicoccoides isolate Atlit2015 ecotype Zavitan chromosome 4A, WEW_v2.0, whole genome shotgun sequence window:
- the LOC119285302 gene encoding histone H2B.1-like — protein MAPKAEKKPAEKKPAAEVAEKAEKTPAGKKPKAEKRLPASKSAKEGGDKKGRKKNKKSVETYKIYIFKVLKQVHPDIGISSKAMSIMNSFINDIFEKLAGEAAKLARYNKKPTITSREIQTSVRLVLPGELAKHAVSEGTKAVTKFTSN, from the coding sequence ATGGCGCCCAAGGCCGAGAAGAAGCCCGCGGAGAAGAAGCCGGCCGCCGAGGTCGCCGAGAAGGCCGAGAAGACCCCCGCCGGCAAGAAGCCCAAGGCGGAGAAGCGGCTGCCGGCGTCCAAGTCCGCCAAGGAGGGCGGCGACAAGAAGGGccgcaagaagaacaagaagagcgTCGAGACCTACAAGATCTACATCTTCAAGGTGCTCAAGCAGGTGCACCCGGACATCGGCATCTCCTCCAAGGCCATGTCcatcatgaactccttcatcaacgACATCTTCGAGAAGCTCGCCGGCGAGGCGGCCAAGCTGGCCAGGTACAACAAGAAGCCCACCATCACGTCCAGGGAAATCCAGACCTCCGTCCGCCTCGTCCTCCCCGGCGAGCTCGCCAAGCACGCCGTCTCCGAGGGCACCAAGGCCGTCACCAAGTTCACCAGCAACTAG
- the LOC119285303 gene encoding organelle RRM domain-containing protein 6, chloroplastic-like, whose translation MFRGGTVMRLASRHLGSHGFSTEIFVSRLSFYTTEEEFKKVFSPFGAIEEVRLVRDNQTGRLKGFGFVRYSSQEEAQKAIKAMDGRILRGRLIFAEMAKEHGTG comes from the exons ATGTTTCGAGGAGGGACGGTGATGCGTTTGGCCTCTCGGCACCTGGGTTCCCATGGCTTCAGCACCGAGATATTTGTGAGCA GGTTATCATTTTACACAACGGAGGAAGAATTTAAAAAGGTCTTCTCACCATTTGGCGCCATTGAGGAAG TTCGGTTAGTGAGAGACAACCAAACTGGAAGGCTGAAGGGATTTGGTTTTGTAAGATATTCATCACAAGAGGAGGCACAGAAAGCTATCAAGGCAATGGATGGAAGG ATTCTACGCGGCAGACTGATTTTTGCAGAGATGGCAAAGGAACACGGCACCGGATAG